In Papaver somniferum cultivar HN1 unplaced genomic scaffold, ASM357369v1 unplaced-scaffold_114, whole genome shotgun sequence, a genomic segment contains:
- the LOC113328908 gene encoding ferritin-2, chloroplastic-like: MFLRASPSTAFSLSTAVVDNVNQFTSSSSSSVSLSSSQRRTDGFVMSVSGNQSINNPSPVTTGVVFEPFVEVQKELQVISDLPQEQSLARHKFSNVCEAAINDHINWEYNLSYVYHGVYAYLDRDYVALEGFAKFFKGAIAEKRERAELLIEYQNKRGGRVKLDMMLMPTSEFDHSEKGEALYAMEFALFLEKSTNTKLLQLHSIADENNDVQLAEFVESNFLREQVEAIKKISEFVAELRRVGKGYGVWHFDQMLLNT, translated from the exons ATGTTTCTGAGAGCATCTCCATCGACGGCATTCTCTCTATCAACAGCAGTAGTTGATAATGTGAACcaattcacttcttcttcttcgtcatctgTGAGTCTTTCATCATCACAGAGAAGAACTGATGGATTTGTGATGAGTGTATCGGGGAATCAGTCGATTAATAATCCTAGTCCAGTAACTACTGGAGTTGTTTTTGAACCGTTTGtggaagttcaaaaagaactccaaGTAATATCAGATCTTCCTCAAGAACAATCTCTTGCTCGTCATAAGTTTTCAAATGTTTGTGAAGCTGCCATTAATGATCACATCAA TTGGGAATACAACTTATCGTATGTGTATCATGGGGTGTACGCGTACCTTGACCGGGATTATGTTGCTCTGGAGGGATTTGCTAA GTTCTTTAAGGGAGCTATTGCAGAGAAAAGGGAACGTGCTGAGCTACTTATAGAATACCAG AATAAAAGAGGGGGTAGAGTCAAGCTAGATATGATGCTAATGCCCACGTCTGAATTCGATCACTCTGAGAAAGGAGAAGCATTGTATG CCATGGAGTTTGCATTATTTCTAGAGAAGTCAACAAACACGAAGCTTCTCCAGTTACATAGT ATAGCAGATGAAAACAATGATGTGCAATTGGCTGAATTTGTTGAGAGCAACTTCTTGCGTGAGCAG GTGGAAGCCATTAAGAAGATCTCTGAATTTGTTGCTGAGTTGAGAAGGGTCGGCAAGGGATATG GGGTATGGCACTTTGACCAGATGCTCTTGAATACATGA